A genomic stretch from Desulfotignum balticum DSM 7044 includes:
- a CDS encoding homocysteine biosynthesis protein, translating to MSDFKINKTYDQINRKIARGEAVVVTAEEIIDIAKDNGIVEAARQVDVVTTGTFAPMCSSGAFINIGQSKPVIRTTKTWFNNVPAYSGIAAVDCYLGATQTCDDDPLNKRHPGDFNYGGGHVIQDLVAGKSVEIRAESYGTDCYPNRRIEKVMTLKELPNAMLVNPRNAYQNYNCAINRSDRTKYTYMGTLKPGTGNANYSTSGALSPLFNDPYLKTIGLGTRIFLGGAQGYVTWTGTQHRSAVDRGLNGVPLGPAGTLMVMGDLKEMSSDWLKGQSIRGYGCSLSVGLGVPIPILNEEILKFTAVSDEEIFTQIVDYGYDYPEGVARSYGQVSYAELKSGTIMVKGQPVSTHPLSSMVKARKVAHLLKSAIQQSKFLLGQPQHLFGQP from the coding sequence ATGAGCGATTTTAAAATCAACAAAACATATGACCAGATCAACCGGAAAATTGCCCGGGGAGAGGCGGTGGTGGTCACTGCCGAAGAAATTATCGACATAGCCAAAGACAATGGCATTGTGGAAGCGGCCCGGCAGGTGGATGTGGTCACCACCGGCACTTTTGCACCCATGTGTTCTTCCGGTGCGTTCATCAATATCGGACAGTCGAAACCGGTGATCCGCACCACCAAAACCTGGTTTAACAATGTGCCGGCCTATTCGGGGATTGCGGCGGTGGACTGCTATCTGGGAGCCACCCAGACCTGTGATGATGATCCGTTGAACAAGCGTCACCCCGGAGATTTCAATTACGGTGGAGGCCATGTGATCCAGGATCTGGTGGCGGGCAAATCCGTTGAAATCCGGGCGGAATCCTATGGCACGGACTGTTATCCCAACCGGCGCATCGAAAAGGTCATGACCCTGAAGGAACTGCCCAATGCCATGCTGGTAAACCCCAGAAACGCCTACCAGAATTACAATTGCGCCATCAATCGGTCGGATCGCACCAAATATACCTATATGGGCACCTTGAAGCCCGGCACGGGCAATGCCAATTATTCCACATCCGGTGCGTTGAGCCCTTTGTTCAACGATCCGTATCTGAAAACCATCGGCCTGGGCACCCGGATTTTTCTGGGCGGGGCCCAGGGATATGTCACCTGGACCGGCACCCAGCACAGGTCCGCAGTGGACCGAGGATTGAACGGTGTGCCCCTGGGACCGGCCGGGACATTAATGGTCATGGGAGATCTCAAGGAGATGTCTTCTGACTGGTTGAAGGGCCAGAGTATCCGGGGGTATGGCTGTTCTTTGTCCGTGGGACTGGGTGTTCCCATTCCCATTCTCAATGAGGAAATTTTGAAATTCACGGCGGTTTCCGATGAGGAGATCTTTACTCAGATTGTGGACTATGGATATGATTATCCCGAAGGCGTTGCCCGGTCTTATGGTCAGGTAAGCTATGCGGAACTCAAAAGCGGCACCATTATGGTCAAGGGCCAGCCTGTGTCCACGCACCCTTTGTCCAGCATGGTCAAAGCCAGAAAGGTCGCCCATCTTCTCAAATCTGCCATACAGCAGTCCAAATTCCTTTTAGGGCAGCCCCAGCATCTGTTCGGGCAGCCATAG
- the lepB gene encoding signal peptidase I codes for MKKKKNAWRENIEAILIAVVIALFIRTFLVQAFKIPSGSMLETLQIGDQILVNKFIYGVKIPFTDGRVLIPFKDPQPGDIVVFKYPEDPSKDFIKRVVAVAGDTVSIVDKQLYVNGDPVTDEPYAMYSRLPTHVDNMSPVQVPENKLFVMGDNRDNSHDSRFWGFVDLSAVKGKAFMIYWSWDREEFGVRWHRIGDLLI; via the coding sequence ATGAAAAAAAAGAAAAACGCCTGGCGGGAGAATATCGAAGCCATTCTCATTGCCGTTGTGATCGCTCTGTTTATCCGCACGTTTCTTGTTCAGGCCTTTAAAATTCCTTCCGGTTCCATGCTGGAAACGCTTCAGATCGGGGACCAGATCCTGGTGAACAAGTTTATTTACGGGGTCAAGATTCCTTTTACCGACGGTCGGGTCCTGATTCCTTTTAAAGATCCCCAGCCCGGAGATATTGTGGTATTCAAATATCCGGAAGATCCATCCAAAGATTTCATCAAGCGGGTGGTGGCCGTGGCCGGAGACACCGTGTCCATTGTTGACAAACAATTATATGTGAACGGAGATCCGGTGACTGATGAGCCTTATGCCATGTATTCCCGACTGCCGACTCATGTGGATAACATGTCACCCGTGCAGGTGCCGGAAAACAAGCTGTTTGTCATGGGGGATAACCGGGACAACAGTCATGACAGCCGGTTCTGGGGATTTGTAGACCTGTCGGCCGTCAAGGGAAAGGCCTTTATGATCTACTGGTCCTGGGACCGGGAGGAATTCGGTGTCCGGTGGCATCGGATCGGGGATCTGCTGATATGA
- a CDS encoding aspartate carbamoyltransferase catalytic subunit, which produces MRFTKKDILDIHSLDPAEITLILDTAMGMKEISQRPVKKVPTLRGKTIVLFFQEPSTRTKLSFEIAAKRLSADSVAIAKSGSSMAKGETLMDTVKNLEAMKPDVIVMRHASSGAAYLVANRVNCSVINAGDGIHAHPSQALLDMMSVREKKGCIKGLKLAMIGDIAHSRVARSDIIGFSKMGARVSVCAPQTMIPAGIEALGCTVASSMEACVADADVIMMLRIQKERMTDVLFPSEREYAGRFGLNSQRVALAHKDVTIMHPGPMNRGVEISSDVADGKYSMILDQVTNGVALRMALYYLVAGGSRHADTD; this is translated from the coding sequence ATGCGATTCACAAAAAAGGATATTCTGGATATCCACTCCCTGGATCCGGCGGAGATCACCCTGATCCTGGACACGGCCATGGGCATGAAGGAGATATCCCAGCGGCCGGTGAAAAAAGTGCCCACCCTGCGGGGCAAGACCATTGTGTTGTTTTTTCAGGAACCCTCCACCCGGACCAAACTGTCTTTTGAAATTGCCGCCAAACGCCTGTCCGCCGATTCCGTGGCCATTGCCAAATCCGGTTCTTCCATGGCCAAGGGGGAAACCTTGATGGACACGGTCAAAAATCTGGAGGCCATGAAACCGGATGTGATCGTGATGCGTCATGCCTCTTCCGGGGCTGCTTACCTGGTGGCCAACCGGGTGAACTGCTCGGTGATCAATGCCGGAGACGGGATTCATGCCCATCCGTCCCAGGCGTTGCTGGATATGATGAGCGTCCGGGAAAAAAAAGGATGTATCAAAGGACTGAAACTGGCCATGATCGGGGATATTGCCCATTCCCGGGTGGCCCGGTCCGATATTATCGGGTTTTCCAAAATGGGGGCCCGGGTTTCGGTGTGTGCGCCGCAGACCATGATTCCGGCGGGGATCGAAGCCTTGGGCTGCACGGTGGCATCCAGTATGGAAGCGTGCGTGGCCGATGCGGACGTAATCATGATGCTCCGGATTCAAAAAGAACGAATGACCGATGTGCTGTTTCCGTCCGAGCGCGAATATGCCGGCCGTTTCGGGCTCAACTCCCAACGGGTGGCCCTGGCCCATAAGGATGTGACCATCATGCATCCCGGCCCCATGAACCGGGGCGTGGAAATCAGCAGTGATGTGGCGGATGGAAAATATTCCATGATTCTGGATCAGGTGACCAACGGCGTGGCCCTGCGTATGGCCCTTTATTATCTGGTGGCGGGAGGAAGCAGACATGCGGACACTGATTAA
- a CDS encoding dihydroorotase, whose translation MRTLIKGARVLDPGNVDGYKSILINGQTIEAVLDPADVMPENGTDFKVIDATGLVLVPGLMDIHVHLREPGHEYKETIATGAAAAARGGFTAVCAMPNTRPVNDNSQVTAFILGKAKAAKGARVYPVGAVTKGSAGTQLSEIQDMQQAGIKAVSDDGRPVENAQIMRRALEYCRGLSIPVFVHAEDLSLVNGGAMNEGPPATFQGIPGIPNAAEAVMVARDILLSRLTGAHVHFCHISCEESIDLIRKAKHQGIRVTCETAPHYFTLTDADVKGYDACFKMNPPLRSEKDRQAVIQGLADGTIDVIASDHAPHSKEEKDLEFDRAAFGIVGLETSLPLSLKLVQNNHLTLENLILKMAKNPAKILGINNDITPGNPADLSLIDLKEKGVIDPSRFVSKSRNTPFAGMTVQGRAAATMVDGNFVFGLWA comes from the coding sequence ATGCGGACACTGATTAAAGGCGCCCGGGTCCTGGATCCCGGGAATGTGGATGGATACAAATCCATTCTCATCAACGGACAGACCATTGAGGCGGTCCTGGACCCGGCAGATGTTATGCCCGAAAATGGAACCGATTTTAAAGTGATTGATGCCACAGGACTGGTGCTGGTGCCCGGGCTCATGGATATTCATGTGCATCTGCGGGAACCGGGCCATGAATACAAGGAAACCATTGCCACGGGTGCTGCAGCCGCGGCCCGGGGCGGATTCACCGCTGTGTGCGCCATGCCCAACACCCGGCCTGTGAATGACAACAGTCAGGTGACCGCGTTTATTCTTGGAAAAGCCAAAGCCGCCAAAGGGGCCCGGGTGTATCCGGTGGGTGCTGTCACAAAAGGGTCTGCCGGCACCCAGCTGTCAGAAATTCAAGACATGCAGCAGGCAGGCATCAAAGCCGTGTCTGATGACGGCCGTCCCGTGGAAAACGCCCAGATCATGCGCCGGGCCCTGGAATATTGTCGCGGACTGTCCATACCGGTGTTTGTTCATGCCGAAGACCTGTCTCTTGTGAACGGCGGTGCCATGAATGAAGGTCCGCCCGCCACGTTCCAGGGCATTCCCGGTATTCCCAATGCTGCGGAAGCCGTGATGGTGGCCAGGGACATTCTTTTGTCCCGGCTTACCGGGGCCCATGTGCATTTCTGTCACATCAGCTGCGAAGAATCCATTGATCTGATCCGAAAAGCCAAGCACCAGGGTATCCGGGTGACCTGTGAAACCGCGCCCCATTATTTCACTTTGACCGATGCAGATGTCAAAGGGTATGATGCCTGTTTCAAGATGAATCCACCGCTCAGATCGGAAAAAGACCGTCAGGCGGTAATCCAGGGTCTGGCAGACGGTACCATCGATGTCATTGCCTCGGACCATGCGCCCCACAGCAAAGAGGAAAAAGATCTGGAGTTCGACCGTGCCGCATTCGGGATTGTGGGGCTTGAGACCTCATTGCCGTTGTCTTTGAAACTGGTTCAAAACAACCACCTGACTCTGGAAAATCTGATTTTGAAAATGGCGAAAAATCCGGCCAAAATCCTGGGAATCAACAATGACATCACGCCTGGAAACCCGGCGGATCTGTCCTTGATCGATCTTAAAGAAAAAGGGGTGATCGACCCTTCCCGGTTTGTATCCAAAAGCCGCAACACCCCGTTTGCCGGCATGACGGTTCAGGGAAGGGCGGCGGCCACCATGGTGGACGGCAATTTTGTTTTCGGGTTATGGGCATGA
- a CDS encoding sigma-54-dependent transcriptional regulator, with amino-acid sequence MTEAKRDQFRLLVVDDDTSMREFLELLLSRENYCVTTAENGNRALDLIRNHTYDLVLVDIRLGDITGLEVLKQVKQQHPDTVVIMISAYSTTEIAVTAMNEGAYDFVPKPFDNKELRQTIARALDLQTLEQEKKHRESEIQDYLHFDRIIGNSSGMAGIYKQIHQISATKTNVLITGESGTGKELIARAIHEHSDRKDKPFVVVNCGGIPDTLMESEFFGHVRGAFTGAVVDKKGLFEVADQGTIFLDEIGELSPLLQVKLLRAVQDTSFTPVGGTTEITVDVRIISATNKELDTEVVEGRFREDLFFRLNVIPIKVPPLRERKGDVSVLAQHFAEKYAKKMGRDIVKLSSYAIDFLNKYSFPGNVRELENLIERSVALSSTNIILPESLTISMHKTGRKIQDGDDYRCNLSQVAQGVDLDEVLSGVESAYLKKALGMAGGDKKKAADLLNLSLRSLRYRLDKNTPVS; translated from the coding sequence ATGACTGAAGCGAAACGCGACCAGTTCAGATTGCTGGTGGTGGACGATGACACCAGTATGCGGGAATTTCTGGAGCTGCTGCTGTCCCGGGAAAATTATTGTGTGACCACGGCTGAAAACGGGAACCGGGCCCTGGATCTGATCCGCAATCATACCTATGATCTGGTGCTGGTGGATATCCGTTTAGGGGACATCACCGGCCTGGAAGTACTCAAACAGGTCAAACAGCAGCATCCCGACACCGTGGTCATCATGATTTCCGCATATTCCACCACGGAAATTGCGGTGACGGCCATGAATGAAGGGGCTTATGATTTCGTTCCCAAACCGTTTGACAACAAGGAGCTGCGCCAGACCATCGCCCGGGCCCTGGATCTACAAACCCTGGAGCAGGAAAAAAAGCACCGGGAATCAGAGATTCAGGATTATCTTCATTTTGACCGGATCATCGGCAACAGTTCGGGTATGGCCGGCATTTACAAGCAGATTCATCAAATCAGTGCCACCAAGACCAATGTGCTGATCACCGGTGAAAGCGGTACAGGCAAGGAATTGATTGCCCGGGCCATTCACGAACACTCGGATCGAAAAGACAAGCCGTTTGTGGTGGTGAACTGCGGGGGGATTCCGGACACACTCATGGAAAGTGAATTCTTCGGCCATGTCCGGGGCGCGTTCACCGGCGCCGTGGTGGACAAAAAAGGGCTGTTTGAAGTCGCGGACCAGGGCACGATTTTTCTGGATGAAATCGGTGAACTGTCGCCGCTGCTCCAGGTCAAGCTCCTGCGGGCGGTCCAGGACACCTCGTTTACACCGGTGGGCGGTACCACTGAAATCACCGTGGATGTGCGGATCATTTCCGCTACCAACAAAGAACTGGATACAGAGGTGGTGGAAGGGCGGTTCAGGGAAGATCTGTTTTTCCGCTTGAATGTCATTCCGATCAAAGTGCCGCCTTTACGGGAACGAAAAGGGGATGTGTCGGTATTGGCCCAGCATTTTGCTGAAAAATATGCCAAAAAAATGGGCCGGGATATTGTGAAGCTGTCCTCCTATGCCATCGATTTTTTAAACAAATATTCATTTCCCGGGAATGTGCGTGAGCTTGAAAATTTGATCGAACGTTCCGTGGCCCTGTCATCCACCAATATTATTTTGCCCGAAAGCCTGACCATTTCCATGCACAAAACCGGGCGAAAGATTCAAGATGGCGACGATTACCGGTGCAATCTATCACAGGTGGCACAGGGGGTGGACTTAGATGAAGTGTTGTCCGGTGTTGAATCCGCCTATCTGAAAAAAGCCTTGGGAATGGCCGGGGGAGACAAGAAAAAGGCAGCGGATCTGTTGAATTTGTCATTACGCTCCCTGCGGTATCGCCTGGATAAAAATACACCGGTTTCATAA
- the lhgO gene encoding L-2-hydroxyglutarate oxidase — MKPHDLTIIGGGIVGISTALALQTRFPEAKILLIEKEHRFAAHQTGHNSGVIHAGVYYAPGSLKANFCRRGSQATMAFCKEHHIPFKQCGKLLVATTPIELERMQALKQRCAQNQIQVVDVNQQELTHMEPHIQGLGALLVPATGICDFIQITRKMADLFLAKGGRVQTGQSVTHLNETRDQVTVSTRTHTVSTRYLVVCAGLMADRLAKMMHIDIDFSILPFRGEYFQLPAHRSDIVSRLIYPIPDPDLPFLGVHLTPMIDGRITVGPNAVLGFDREGYGRFSANFTDIADMAVFPGFWKVMTRHLVSGIKEQVDSIWKPGYLTRIRKYCPSLTNTDLLPYPPGIRAQAVTRNGDLVHDFLFAKTPRSLHVCNAPSPAATSAIPIGQYLRDRAIDLFNLNG, encoded by the coding sequence ATGAAACCGCATGACTTGACTATCATCGGTGGTGGAATTGTGGGAATATCCACGGCTCTGGCACTTCAAACGCGATTCCCTGAAGCAAAGATTCTGCTGATCGAAAAAGAACACCGGTTCGCCGCTCACCAGACCGGGCATAATTCCGGCGTGATTCATGCCGGTGTCTATTACGCACCCGGCAGCCTGAAAGCGAATTTCTGCCGGCGCGGATCCCAGGCCACCATGGCATTCTGTAAAGAGCACCACATACCATTCAAGCAATGCGGCAAACTCCTGGTGGCCACAACCCCCATTGAGCTGGAGCGAATGCAGGCATTGAAACAGCGATGCGCCCAGAACCAGATCCAGGTGGTTGATGTGAACCAGCAGGAACTGACGCATATGGAACCCCATATTCAGGGACTGGGGGCTTTGCTGGTCCCGGCCACCGGGATCTGCGACTTTATACAGATCACCCGGAAAATGGCAGACCTGTTTCTGGCCAAAGGCGGACGTGTGCAGACCGGGCAGTCTGTTACTCATTTGAACGAAACCCGGGATCAGGTGACGGTTTCCACCCGGACCCATACCGTTTCGACCCGTTATCTGGTGGTGTGCGCCGGTTTGATGGCGGACCGTCTGGCAAAAATGATGCACATAGACATCGATTTTTCCATCCTGCCTTTCCGGGGGGAATATTTTCAACTGCCCGCACACCGGTCCGATATTGTTTCCCGGCTTATCTATCCCATACCCGACCCGGATCTGCCCTTTCTGGGCGTTCACCTGACGCCCATGATCGACGGGCGAATCACAGTCGGTCCCAATGCAGTGCTGGGATTTGACCGGGAAGGATATGGGCGGTTCAGCGCCAATTTTACCGATATCGCTGACATGGCGGTATTCCCCGGATTCTGGAAGGTCATGACCCGGCACCTGGTATCCGGTATCAAAGAACAGGTGGATTCTATATGGAAACCCGGGTATCTGACACGTATCCGAAAATACTGCCCGTCTTTGACAAATACTGACCTTTTACCCTATCCCCCGGGCATCCGGGCCCAGGCGGTCACCCGAAACGGCGATCTGGTCCACGATTTTCTGTTTGCCAAAACCCCGCGATCCCTGCATGTCTGCAATGCCCCGTCCCCGGCAGCCACATCCGCCATTCCCATCGGTCAGTACCTGCGGGACCGGGCCATTGATCTGTTCAATCTGAACGGATAA
- a CDS encoding iron-sulfur cluster assembly scaffold protein, protein MTDLDFWNRHSVQYLEMAFDTGHKEKIHDPDGYGKRTGECGDTVEFSIKVKDGVLDSISFMAHGCLNTTACCNTVVSFAWGKTIDQAWEITPEQVVEYLQTLPPDHEHCAQLAVGGLYLALSDFQSGRTHRAKTA, encoded by the coding sequence ATGACCGATTTGGATTTCTGGAACCGCCATTCCGTTCAATATCTTGAAATGGCGTTTGACACCGGACACAAAGAAAAAATTCATGATCCGGACGGATATGGCAAAAGAACCGGAGAATGCGGGGATACAGTTGAATTTTCAATCAAGGTAAAAGACGGCGTTCTGGACTCGATCTCTTTTATGGCCCATGGATGCCTGAACACCACTGCCTGCTGCAATACAGTGGTGTCTTTCGCCTGGGGAAAAACCATTGATCAGGCGTGGGAAATAACCCCGGAACAGGTGGTGGAATACCTTCAGACCCTGCCGCCGGATCATGAACACTGCGCCCAGTTGGCGGTCGGAGGCTTGTATCTGGCATTGTCCGATTTTCAGTCCGGGCGGACCCACCGGGCCAAAACCGCGTAA
- the tmcD gene encoding electron transfer complex subunit TmcD → MNEKTSWDWETELKEIPFDEWKTRYNWVQAPQVSQNGESIAAVVNLDEMVFSVCVNGEVWEEEYEKIWSLTSVSDSGFAAFVARDEEWTLSVNGQEWIHWCDFIWQMMKSPDGRVLGAAFQSDSEYGVIVNDTPWEDRYENLTGAVMAADGTSAAVVQVVPMPGADVEAFKKGVFSVACNGIPKDRRFLNIWDISFDAAGRQMGYGVRTDRESYGIVQNDTLWENRFESVWKPEFLDENSLLAPVRINGKWQLYKNDAPFWQNQYDQLWHLTLSPNGKDVAAIVSAPYGRWRVAVNDTVWPVTWDTMISDIYFSQDGSSLAAVYKHKEVWDLAVNQTPWQMAADMVFVPCLSPDGSVVAVVIQKKGQYQLVVNKKTVASGFSFMADPVISADGSKVLLKGIENGIYRRRIIRV, encoded by the coding sequence ATGAACGAAAAGACATCGTGGGACTGGGAGACGGAGTTAAAGGAAATTCCGTTTGACGAATGGAAAACCCGTTATAATTGGGTTCAGGCCCCCCAGGTGAGTCAAAATGGAGAAAGTATTGCCGCTGTTGTCAATTTGGATGAAATGGTGTTCAGTGTCTGTGTAAACGGCGAGGTCTGGGAAGAAGAATATGAGAAAATCTGGAGCCTGACGTCTGTTTCCGACAGCGGGTTTGCGGCCTTTGTGGCCCGGGATGAAGAATGGACACTGTCTGTGAACGGGCAGGAATGGATCCACTGGTGCGATTTTATCTGGCAGATGATGAAGAGTCCGGATGGCCGGGTTCTGGGTGCAGCGTTTCAGTCTGATTCCGAATACGGGGTGATTGTGAACGACACCCCATGGGAAGACCGGTATGAAAATCTGACGGGTGCGGTCATGGCTGCGGACGGCACATCTGCGGCCGTGGTTCAGGTGGTACCCATGCCGGGGGCGGATGTGGAGGCCTTTAAAAAAGGCGTTTTCAGTGTGGCCTGCAATGGTATCCCCAAAGACCGCCGGTTTTTGAATATCTGGGATATCAGCTTTGATGCCGCCGGCAGACAGATGGGATATGGGGTCCGCACGGACCGGGAATCATATGGCATTGTCCAGAATGATACCTTGTGGGAAAACCGGTTTGAATCGGTGTGGAAACCGGAATTTCTGGATGAGAATTCATTGCTGGCCCCGGTTCGCATCAACGGGAAATGGCAGTTGTATAAAAACGATGCCCCGTTCTGGCAAAATCAATATGATCAGCTCTGGCATCTGACCCTGTCTCCCAATGGCAAAGATGTGGCCGCCATTGTCTCCGCTCCTTACGGCCGCTGGCGTGTGGCTGTCAACGATACCGTGTGGCCTGTGACCTGGGATACGATGATATCGGATATTTACTTTTCCCAAGACGGGTCCAGCCTGGCAGCGGTATACAAGCACAAAGAGGTCTGGGATCTGGCTGTCAATCAGACCCCCTGGCAGATGGCGGCGGATATGGTGTTTGTTCCCTGCTTGAGTCCGGACGGCAGTGTCGTGGCGGTGGTCATTCAGAAAAAAGGTCAGTACCAGCTGGTGGTCAACAAAAAAACAGTGGCGTCCGGATTCAGTTTTATGGCAGATCCGGTGATCAGTGCAGACGGATCCAAAGTGCTGCTCAAAGGCATTGAGAACGGCATTTATAGACGCCGGATCATCCGTGTGTAA
- the tmcC gene encoding TmcC family electron transfer complex membrane anchor subunit, with amino-acid sequence MNSFIAFIMGPMVWISVIIFLGGLTFKLVGILSAVRQKEPYIYSYVTLKHSLRSIGAWMIPFFPRSARMSPIYYGISYLFHILLFLVPLFLASHIVLINEAFQISWPALNDFVADGLTVVVIAALIFFIFRRAMVPEVKYLTGAMDYILILVVLLPFLTGFLAYHQWIAYQWITVIHILSGELMLIIIPFSRFSHMLNAPLTRAYMGSEFGHVRQARDW; translated from the coding sequence ATGAACAGTTTTATCGCCTTTATCATGGGCCCGATGGTCTGGATATCGGTTATCATATTTCTGGGTGGATTGACCTTTAAACTGGTGGGCATCCTAAGCGCTGTCCGCCAAAAGGAACCCTATATCTATTCGTATGTGACCCTGAAACACAGTCTGCGTTCCATCGGGGCCTGGATGATTCCCTTTTTTCCCAGAAGCGCCCGAATGAGCCCCATTTATTACGGGATATCCTATCTGTTTCACATTCTGTTGTTTCTGGTCCCTTTGTTTCTTGCATCCCATATCGTGCTGATCAATGAAGCATTTCAAATATCCTGGCCCGCCCTGAACGATTTCGTGGCGGATGGGCTGACCGTAGTGGTGATTGCGGCATTGATCTTTTTTATCTTCCGCCGGGCCATGGTGCCGGAGGTGAAATATCTGACCGGTGCCATGGATTATATATTGATCCTTGTGGTATTGCTGCCTTTTCTGACAGGGTTTCTGGCCTACCATCAGTGGATCGCCTACCAATGGATCACTGTGATTCACATATTGTCCGGAGAACTGATGCTCATCATTATCCCGTTTTCCCGGTTTTCCCATATGCTGAACGCGCCTTTGACCCGGGCTTACATGGGGTCTGAATTCGGTCATGTCAGACAGGCAAGAGACTGGTAG
- the tmcB gene encoding electron transfer complex ferredoxin TmcB, translated as MTDTPSSVEKPTDPAIESGLERLTPERIQQVIQQVLKKETGPRFKAYVETCMRCGLCAEACSYFLSNDRDPQFMPAAKVKNTIWEMLKQNGNVSKDFLRRAVRISHLECNVCKRCAMYCPFGIDIAYMMLLVRRICHKLEITPQYIQDTVNSHSVTLNQMWVKDDEWIDTLQWQEEDARDEFDDLQIPLDKMGADIMYSVIAPEPKFQAGLIYQTATMMHAAGMNWTMPSTPGWDNSNMAMYTGDNEISGRIARAFFETASKLRVKRVVMGECGHAFRSVYDMGNRWNSWVMPPFEVVHALAFYHELLTQGRITIKEKYKKKVTLHDPCNVSRGRGLHDKAREVVNMVCEDFVEMTPNREHNYCCGAGGGVINCGPPYKGERMVNNRVKAEQLAATGAEVLIAPCHNCHSGLEDIVQYYDLKMEIKFLGDLIYETMEKKIYEPGA; from the coding sequence ATGACTGACACACCTTCATCTGTTGAGAAACCGACAGATCCGGCCATTGAATCCGGGCTTGAACGATTGACCCCGGAACGGATCCAGCAGGTCATTCAACAGGTTTTGAAAAAGGAAACCGGCCCTAGGTTCAAGGCGTATGTGGAAACCTGCATGCGTTGCGGGCTGTGCGCTGAGGCATGCAGTTATTTTCTGTCCAATGACCGGGATCCCCAGTTCATGCCGGCAGCCAAGGTGAAAAACACCATCTGGGAAATGCTGAAACAAAACGGCAATGTTTCCAAAGATTTTCTCCGGCGGGCCGTGCGGATTTCGCACCTGGAATGCAATGTCTGCAAACGTTGCGCCATGTACTGCCCTTTTGGTATCGATATCGCCTACATGATGCTGCTGGTACGCCGAATCTGCCATAAGCTGGAAATCACACCCCAGTACATACAGGATACGGTCAATTCCCATTCCGTGACACTGAACCAGATGTGGGTCAAAGATGATGAATGGATCGACACCCTGCAATGGCAGGAAGAAGATGCCAGAGATGAGTTCGATGACCTGCAGATTCCTTTGGACAAGATGGGGGCGGATATCATGTATTCCGTGATTGCGCCGGAACCCAAATTTCAGGCCGGATTGATTTATCAGACCGCCACCATGATGCATGCGGCCGGCATGAACTGGACCATGCCATCCACACCGGGCTGGGATAACAGCAATATGGCCATGTATACCGGAGACAATGAAATTTCAGGCCGCATTGCCCGGGCATTTTTTGAAACAGCCTCAAAACTGCGGGTCAAGCGAGTCGTCATGGGAGAATGCGGTCACGCGTTCCGGTCGGTATACGATATGGGCAACCGATGGAACTCCTGGGTCATGCCGCCTTTTGAAGTGGTGCATGCCCTGGCATTTTATCATGAACTGCTTACCCAGGGACGTATCACCATCAAAGAAAAATACAAAAAAAAGGTCACCCTGCACGATCCCTGCAATGTGTCCCGGGGGCGGGGCCTGCACGACAAGGCCAGGGAAGTGGTAAACATGGTGTGCGAGGATTTTGTGGAGATGACGCCCAACCGGGAGCATAATTACTGCTGCGGGGCCGGCGGCGGGGTCATCAACTGCGGACCGCCCTACAAGGGAGAACGCATGGTGAACAACCGGGTCAAGGCGGAACAGCTCGCCGCCACAGGTGCCGAAGTGCTGATCGCTCCCTGTCATAATTGTCACAGCGGGCTGGAGGACATCGTTCAATACTATGATTTGAAGATGGAGATCAAGTTTCTGGGGGACCTGATATATGAAACCATGGAAAAGAAAATTTATGAGCCGGGGGCATGA